One Polyodon spathula isolate WHYD16114869_AA chromosome 46, ASM1765450v1, whole genome shotgun sequence genomic window carries:
- the LOC121306194 gene encoding dynein light chain 4, axonemal isoform X1, with protein sequence MAEPAESKKEEADYKRVHSFPLVRHTDMPEEMRVETMELCVTACEKYATNNENAAKMIKESMDKKFGSSWHVVIGEGFGFEVTHEVAAGGWLFSSQWSRRKSCGPACS encoded by the exons ATGGCTGAACCAGCAGAAAGCAAGAAGGAGGAGGCCGACTACAAGAGAGTGCACAGCTTCCCCCTCGTCAGG CACACAGACATGCCAGAGGAGATGAGAGTGGAGACTATGGAGCTCTGTGTCACTGCTTGTGAAAAGTACGCCACAAACAATGAG AACGCCGCTAAGATGATCAAAGAGTCCATGGATAAGAAGTTCGGCTCTTCGTGGCACGTAGTGATTGGGGAGGGCTTCGGGTTCGAGGTGACCCACGAG GTAGCAGCAGGAGGATGGCTGTTTAGTTCACAGTGGAGCAGACGGAAGTCTTGTGGGCCTGCCTGCAGCTAA
- the LOC121306194 gene encoding dynein light chain 4, axonemal isoform X2 — MAEPAESKKEEADYKRVHSFPLVRHTDMPEEMRVETMELCVTACEKYATNNENAAKMIKESMDKKFGSSWHVVIGEGFGFEVTHEVKNLLYMFFGGSVAVCVWKCS; from the exons ATGGCTGAACCAGCAGAAAGCAAGAAGGAGGAGGCCGACTACAAGAGAGTGCACAGCTTCCCCCTCGTCAGG CACACAGACATGCCAGAGGAGATGAGAGTGGAGACTATGGAGCTCTGTGTCACTGCTTGTGAAAAGTACGCCACAAACAATGAG AACGCCGCTAAGATGATCAAAGAGTCCATGGATAAGAAGTTCGGCTCTTCGTGGCACGTAGTGATTGGGGAGGGCTTCGGGTTCGAGGTGACCCACGAGGTGAAGAACCTGCTCTACATGTTCTTTGGAGGGAGCGTGGCGGTGTGCGTGTGGAAGTGCTCCTAG